The following are encoded in a window of Rhizobium sp. WYJ-E13 genomic DNA:
- a CDS encoding helix-turn-helix transcriptional regulator yields MNTDSYEKKAELLLVMANAHRLRVLQTLAEREVAVNNLADIIGISQSALSQHLAKLRSKDLVKTRRDAQTIYYSVKSDKVHVILEMLRQMFDDSQIEDFRLAV; encoded by the coding sequence ATGAATACCGACAGTTATGAAAAGAAAGCCGAGCTGTTGCTGGTCATGGCGAATGCCCATCGGCTGAGGGTGCTGCAGACCCTGGCGGAGCGTGAGGTCGCGGTCAACAATCTTGCCGATATAATCGGCATCAGCCAATCCGCCCTCTCCCAGCACCTTGCCAAGCTCCGCAGCAAGGACCTCGTCAAGACGCGGCGTGATGCGCAGACGATCTACTACTCGGTCAAATCCGACAAGGTCCATGTGATCCTGGAGATGCTGCGCCAGATGTTTGACGATAGTCAGATAGAAGATTTCCGCCTCGCCGTTTAA
- a CDS encoding LLM class flavin-dependent oxidoreductase — protein MKKIGFLSFGHWTPSPQSQTRSAGDTLLQSIDLAVAAEELGADGAYFRVHHFARQLASPYPLLAAVGARTSRIEIGTAVIDMRYENPLYMAEDAGAADLISRGRLQLGISRGSPEQVVDGWRYFGYNPPEGQSDADMGRRHAEVFLEVLKGEGFAEPNPRPMFPNPPGLLRLEPHSEGLRDRIWWGAGSNATAVWAAKLGMNLQSSTLKDDETGEAFHIQQAKQIRAYRDAWRDAGHAREPRVSVSRSIFALVNDRDRSYFGYGNDGQDKIGFIDENTRAIFGRSYAAEPDALIEELKKDEAIAEADTLLLTVPNQLGVEYNAHVIESILKYVAPALGWR, from the coding sequence ATGAAGAAGATCGGTTTTCTCTCTTTCGGGCATTGGACGCCCTCGCCGCAATCTCAGACGCGCTCGGCAGGTGATACGCTGCTGCAGTCGATAGACCTCGCCGTCGCCGCCGAGGAATTGGGGGCGGATGGCGCCTATTTCCGCGTTCACCACTTCGCCCGCCAGCTTGCCTCGCCATATCCGCTGCTTGCGGCTGTCGGCGCAAGGACGAGCCGCATAGAGATCGGCACGGCTGTTATCGATATGCGCTACGAAAACCCCCTCTACATGGCGGAGGATGCCGGTGCGGCCGATCTGATTTCGCGCGGGCGCCTGCAGCTCGGCATCAGCCGCGGCTCGCCCGAGCAGGTCGTCGATGGCTGGCGCTATTTCGGCTACAACCCGCCGGAAGGCCAGAGCGATGCCGATATGGGCCGCCGCCATGCCGAGGTCTTCCTGGAAGTGCTGAAGGGCGAAGGTTTCGCCGAGCCCAATCCACGGCCGATGTTCCCCAATCCGCCCGGCCTATTGCGCCTCGAGCCGCACTCCGAAGGCTTGCGTGACCGCATCTGGTGGGGCGCGGGCTCGAACGCCACGGCGGTCTGGGCTGCCAAGCTCGGCATGAATCTCCAGAGCTCGACGCTGAAGGACGATGAGACGGGCGAAGCGTTCCATATCCAGCAGGCCAAGCAGATCCGTGCCTATCGAGATGCCTGGAGGGACGCCGGCCATGCCCGCGAGCCGCGCGTTTCCGTCAGCCGAAGCATCTTCGCGCTGGTGAACGATCGCGACCGCTCGTATTTCGGCTATGGCAATGATGGGCAGGACAAGATCGGCTTCATCGACGAGAATACCAGGGCGATCTTCGGCCGCTCCTATGCCGCCGAGCCTGATGCTCTCATCGAGGAGTTGAAGAAGGACGAGGCGATTGCCGAGGCCGACACGCTGCTGCTCACCGTGCCCAACCAACTCGGCGTGGAGTATAATGCCCACGTCATCGAATCGATCCTGAAATATGTCGCCCCGGCGCTTGGCTGGCGCTGA
- a CDS encoding MFS transporter, with amino-acid sequence MVAAPESIKNSSPMGFHALTLAVFFGASAAPTPLYRIYQEAFAVSPILITVIFAVYAFALLGALLIAGSISDHLGRRPVIFRALILEIIAMALFSIASGPEWLIAARIVQGIATGIAGASLGAALVDIDRANGQIVNSIAPLSGMAIGTIGTSALIQYGPEPLHLVYALLLAAFAVQAIALWLTRETGGTRPGVFGSLKPAISIPQQVKRSLSLVTPINIANWTLGGFYLSLVPSLVASTTGSRAPLTGGAVVAALMLSGAVSVFLRRSRSPKANLAFGVSAQTLGILTVVAGVHLASVPLLLMGTLLTGAGFGTNFLGSIGTIMPLAKPEERAGLLSAFYIQSYLAFSLPAILAGFLVKSIGYGATTDIYATAIILVSLAGLMAVRNTRETATA; translated from the coding sequence ATGGTCGCCGCTCCCGAATCCATCAAGAATTCGTCGCCCATGGGCTTCCACGCTCTGACGCTTGCCGTCTTCTTCGGCGCGTCGGCGGCGCCCACGCCGCTCTATCGCATCTATCAGGAAGCCTTTGCCGTTTCTCCCATCCTCATCACTGTCATTTTTGCAGTATACGCCTTCGCGCTGCTTGGAGCATTGCTGATTGCCGGCTCGATCTCCGATCATCTCGGGCGGCGACCGGTAATCTTCCGCGCGCTGATCCTCGAAATCATTGCCATGGCGCTGTTTTCCATCGCCAGCGGTCCGGAATGGCTGATCGCCGCACGCATCGTGCAGGGTATCGCCACCGGTATAGCCGGTGCCTCCCTCGGCGCCGCTCTTGTCGATATCGACCGGGCCAATGGGCAGATCGTCAATTCGATCGCGCCGCTTTCCGGCATGGCGATCGGAACGATCGGCACCAGTGCGCTGATCCAGTACGGACCGGAACCGTTGCATCTCGTCTATGCCCTGCTGCTTGCCGCCTTTGCGGTGCAGGCCATTGCGCTGTGGTTGACGCGGGAGACGGGCGGCACGCGGCCTGGCGTCTTCGGATCGTTGAAGCCGGCCATTTCCATTCCGCAGCAGGTGAAGCGGTCGCTGTCGCTGGTGACGCCGATCAATATTGCCAACTGGACGCTCGGTGGTTTTTACCTGTCGCTCGTGCCTTCGCTGGTCGCCTCCACCACAGGCAGCCGCGCACCACTGACGGGCGGGGCGGTCGTTGCTGCACTGATGTTATCAGGCGCAGTCTCCGTGTTCCTGCGTCGCAGCCGCAGCCCGAAGGCCAATCTCGCCTTCGGCGTGAGTGCACAGACGCTCGGCATTCTGACAGTCGTGGCAGGTGTGCATCTCGCCAGCGTGCCGCTGTTGCTGATGGGCACGCTTTTGACCGGTGCCGGCTTCGGCACAAACTTTCTCGGCTCTATCGGGACGATCATGCCGCTGGCCAAGCCGGAAGAGCGGGCCGGCCTGTTGTCGGCCTTCTACATCCAGAGCTATCTCGCCTTCAGCCTGCCGGCGATCCTTGCCGGCTTCCTCGTCAAGTCGATCGGCTATGGAGCAACGACGGATATCTATGCCACAGCCATCATCCTCGTCAGCCTTGCCGGGCTGATGGCGGTGCGGAACACCAGAGAAACGGCGACGGCATGA
- a CDS encoding TetR/AcrR family transcriptional regulator, which translates to MAVKENIRPGGRSARVQASVHAAVRELLADMSRAEITVPLIATRAGVTPSTIYRRWGDLQELLADVAVERLRPDMEPVDTGSGAGDLEAWAEQYAEEMSSGPGREYIRDVLSAQTGDNANKCCNFTRQQIETIAGRAKERGEVFPDVDVVMDRVVAPIMYRILFGDVPTAARVQELVGHVFGRRKAA; encoded by the coding sequence ATGGCAGTGAAAGAGAATATCCGTCCCGGTGGCAGAAGTGCGCGTGTCCAGGCTTCGGTGCATGCGGCAGTCCGCGAACTCCTGGCAGACATGAGCCGCGCGGAGATCACTGTTCCGCTGATTGCGACACGCGCAGGCGTGACCCCGTCCACCATCTACCGCCGCTGGGGTGACCTGCAGGAATTGCTTGCCGATGTCGCCGTCGAGCGTCTGCGTCCCGACATGGAGCCGGTCGATACCGGCAGTGGCGCCGGTGACCTGGAAGCCTGGGCCGAGCAATATGCGGAGGAAATGTCCTCCGGCCCCGGCCGCGAATATATCCGGGACGTGCTCTCAGCCCAGACAGGTGACAATGCCAATAAATGCTGCAACTTTACCCGCCAGCAGATCGAGACGATTGCCGGCCGGGCGAAGGAGAGGGGTGAGGTCTTTCCCGATGTCGATGTCGTGATGGACCGCGTGGTCGCCCCTATCATGTACCGCATCCTGTTCGGTGATGTCCCGACCGCCGCCCGTGTGCAGGAGCTTGTCGGCCACGTCTTCGGCCGGCGTAAGGCCGCCTGA
- a CDS encoding PAS domain-containing hybrid sensor histidine kinase/response regulator — translation MLPGWIIFAFALGYLLLLFAVASYGDRRSRKFGVPEGGRPVVYALSLAIYCTSWTYFGGVGLAAHNGLEFAGIYIGPILVFTLGMPLLRRIIELAKAEKLTSVADFIAARYGKNSTVATIVALICLIGTIPYIALQLKSISATVTAMVNPSDYGIGSGNLYFLDLPLIVTLVLTCFAIMFGTRHTDATEHQDGLILAVSMESMVKLVAFLTAGVCVIWFLFDGPSDLWQKGSENTLVTGALDYQTPLSRWITLTLLSAFAIIMLPRQFHVTVVENRTAKQLRLAGILFPLYLIAINLFVLPVAIGGLLIFGGNGNADLYVLTLPLAGQMPAVSLITFIGGFSAATAMVIVDSVALSIMVSNDIVMPFFLRRKLAGLASQRDDFAKSLLNIRRSAIFAVLLLGYAYYRSTDSTAGLASIGLLSFAAIAQIAPALFGGMIWRRANARGAILGLSSGFIIWVYLLFLPSLGGPDYSYVASTFLGFIFPGTTLFTGPDTDPLVNATAMSLLVNTAAFIVGSLTRNAKPLERIQAGIFVKRHSRSQFATRGWKTRISVGDLKTAIARYLGEERMQRSLATYEQSSGRKLEDDQPADMALIHFTEQLLGSAIGSSSARLVLSLILQKIEDASSDTAWLLDQASEALQYNQDMLQTALSQMDQGIAVFDSSNRLTIWNRRFRQLLDLPENAGQVGFPLSEIVNILSQRGDIAPGDQSQAVRHFLTLDKPFPLVLGGGERIIEVRSNAMPDKGIVATFTDITQRVAADRALKQANETLEQRVVERTAELTRVNRELGEARAAADEANIGKTRFFAAAGHDILQPLNAARLYSSALVERMAQSENSPIVRNIDSALESVESILGAVLDISRLDTGAMRPRLASVPLSDLLERIETDFAPIAREKKLKLKVMPTSLRVRSDPNLLRRLVQNLVSNAIKYTVSGKVLVGARRRGNQVVIQVMDSGIGIPPSKFRTVFKEFARLDEGAKTASGLGLGLSIVDRIARVLSHKVELYSTHGKGTEFRILIPLDISKSAETAAAILPVDRTAQPLQDLRILCIDNEPKILEGMRLLIDGWGCETQAVDSLSAVRMLSMRQPPDLVIADYHLADGTGVEAILHLRQHFGIDIPALLVTADRTPEVRAEAEKHGIAVQHKPVRPAALRAYITQISGLKRTAAE, via the coding sequence ATGCTTCCAGGCTGGATCATATTTGCGTTTGCCTTGGGTTATCTTCTGCTGCTTTTCGCAGTGGCAAGCTATGGCGATCGCCGGAGCCGGAAATTCGGTGTGCCGGAAGGCGGCCGGCCGGTGGTCTATGCACTCAGCCTGGCGATCTACTGCACGTCCTGGACCTATTTCGGCGGCGTCGGCTTAGCTGCCCATAACGGGCTGGAATTTGCCGGCATCTATATCGGGCCGATCCTCGTCTTCACACTCGGCATGCCGCTGCTCCGGCGTATCATCGAACTCGCCAAGGCCGAGAAGCTGACCTCCGTCGCCGATTTCATTGCCGCGCGCTACGGCAAAAATTCCACGGTTGCCACCATCGTGGCGCTGATCTGCCTCATCGGCACCATTCCCTATATCGCGCTGCAGCTGAAATCCATTTCGGCGACCGTCACGGCCATGGTCAATCCATCCGACTATGGCATCGGCAGCGGCAATCTCTACTTCCTCGACCTGCCGCTGATCGTCACGCTGGTGCTAACCTGCTTCGCCATCATGTTCGGCACCCGCCACACCGATGCGACCGAACATCAGGACGGGCTCATCCTCGCGGTATCGATGGAATCGATGGTGAAGCTCGTTGCCTTCCTGACGGCAGGCGTCTGCGTCATCTGGTTCCTGTTCGACGGGCCAAGCGACCTGTGGCAGAAGGGATCGGAGAACACCCTGGTCACCGGCGCACTCGACTATCAGACCCCGCTCAGCCGATGGATCACGCTGACGCTGCTCTCCGCCTTTGCGATCATCATGCTGCCGCGCCAGTTCCATGTCACCGTCGTCGAAAACCGCACGGCAAAGCAGCTCCGGCTCGCGGGTATTCTCTTTCCGCTTTATCTGATTGCCATCAATCTCTTCGTGCTGCCGGTCGCCATCGGCGGGCTGCTCATCTTCGGAGGCAACGGCAACGCCGATCTTTATGTTCTTACCCTGCCACTTGCAGGGCAAATGCCTGCAGTCTCGCTGATCACGTTCATCGGCGGTTTTTCAGCGGCGACCGCCATGGTGATCGTCGATTCCGTGGCGCTTTCCATCATGGTGTCGAACGACATCGTCATGCCGTTCTTCCTGCGCCGGAAGCTCGCGGGTCTTGCGAGCCAGCGCGACGACTTCGCAAAGAGCCTGCTCAATATCCGCCGCAGCGCCATCTTCGCCGTGCTGCTGCTAGGTTATGCCTATTATCGCTCGACGGACAGCACGGCAGGGCTTGCTTCGATCGGCCTGCTCTCCTTTGCCGCCATCGCGCAGATTGCACCCGCCCTCTTCGGCGGCATGATCTGGCGGCGGGCGAATGCGCGCGGCGCCATCCTCGGCCTATCGTCGGGCTTCATCATCTGGGTCTACCTGCTGTTCCTGCCGTCCCTCGGAGGCCCGGATTATTCCTATGTGGCAAGCACCTTCCTCGGCTTCATCTTTCCCGGCACGACGCTCTTTACCGGCCCGGATACCGATCCGCTTGTCAATGCGACGGCGATGAGCCTGCTCGTCAACACCGCCGCCTTCATCGTCGGCTCGCTGACACGCAACGCCAAACCACTGGAACGCATCCAGGCCGGCATCTTCGTCAAGCGGCATTCGCGCTCGCAATTTGCCACGCGCGGCTGGAAGACCCGCATCAGCGTCGGCGATCTCAAGACGGCGATCGCCCGCTATCTCGGCGAGGAGCGCATGCAGCGCTCGCTTGCGACCTACGAGCAGAGTTCCGGGCGCAAACTGGAGGACGACCAGCCGGCCGACATGGCGCTTATCCATTTCACCGAGCAGCTTCTCGGCAGCGCCATCGGCTCCTCCTCGGCGCGGCTGGTGCTGTCCCTGATCCTGCAGAAGATCGAGGATGCCTCGTCCGATACGGCATGGCTGCTCGATCAGGCGAGCGAAGCGCTGCAATATAATCAGGACATGCTGCAGACCGCACTTTCACAGATGGACCAGGGCATCGCTGTCTTCGACAGTTCCAATCGGCTGACCATCTGGAACCGACGTTTCCGGCAATTGCTGGACCTGCCGGAAAATGCCGGTCAGGTCGGTTTTCCGCTCTCGGAGATCGTCAACATCCTGAGCCAGCGCGGCGATATCGCACCCGGCGACCAGTCACAGGCCGTGCGGCACTTCCTGACGCTCGACAAGCCCTTCCCGCTCGTGCTCGGAGGCGGCGAACGCATCATCGAAGTGCGCTCCAATGCCATGCCGGACAAAGGTATCGTCGCGACCTTTACCGACATCACTCAGCGCGTCGCCGCCGACCGGGCACTGAAGCAGGCAAACGAGACGCTGGAGCAGCGCGTCGTGGAGCGAACCGCAGAACTGACCCGCGTCAACCGGGAACTCGGCGAGGCGCGCGCTGCGGCAGACGAGGCCAACATCGGCAAGACCCGCTTCTTTGCCGCTGCCGGTCACGATATCCTGCAGCCGCTCAATGCCGCCCGGCTTTACTCCTCCGCTCTCGTCGAGCGCATGGCGCAATCGGAAAACAGCCCGATCGTGCGCAATATCGATTCTGCGCTGGAATCGGTTGAGAGCATTCTCGGCGCCGTGCTCGATATTTCCCGCCTCGATACCGGCGCCATGCGGCCGCGGCTGGCATCCGTGCCGCTGTCCGACCTGCTGGAACGCATTGAGACCGATTTTGCGCCGATCGCACGCGAGAAGAAGCTGAAGCTCAAAGTGATGCCGACGTCCCTGCGCGTTCGCTCCGACCCGAACCTGCTGCGGCGGCTGGTGCAGAACCTCGTCTCCAACGCCATCAAATATACCGTCAGCGGCAAGGTGCTGGTCGGCGCGCGGCGGCGTGGCAATCAAGTGGTGATCCAGGTGATGGATTCCGGCATCGGCATTCCGCCCTCGAAATTCCGGACGGTGTTCAAGGAATTCGCGAGGCTCGATGAGGGCGCCAAAACCGCATCGGGCCTGGGGCTCGGGCTCTCCATCGTCGACCGCATCGCCCGCGTGCTCAGCCATAAAGTCGAGCTTTATTCGACCCATGGCAAAGGTACGGAATTCCGAATCCTCATTCCGCTCGATATCTCAAAGAGTGCGGAAACCGCTGCAGCCATACTTCCCGTCGACCGGACGGCGCAGCCGTTGCAGGATCTGCGCATCCTCTGCATCGACAACGAACCGAAGATCCTCGAAGGCATGCGGCTGCTGATCGACGGATGGGGCTGTGAAACGCAGGCGGTGGATTCGCTTTCCGCTGTCCGGATGCTTTCGATGCGGCAGCCGCCGGACCTCGTCATTGCCGATTACCATCTCGCTGACGGAACCGGGGTCGAAGCGATCCTGCACCTGCGGCAGCATTTCGGCATCGATATTCCAGCCCTGCTCGTTACCGCCGACCGGACACCGGAAGTGCGGGCCGAGGCGGAAAAGCACGGCATCGCGGTACAACACAAGCCGGTGCGCCCGGCGGCATTGCGCGCCTACATCACACAGATTTCCGGCTTGAAGCGCACCGCCGCCGAGTGA
- the mscL gene encoding large conductance mechanosensitive channel protein MscL, whose translation MLNEFKAFIARGNVMDLAVGVIIGGAFGGIVKSLVDDIIMPIVGAIFGGFDFSNYFIPLSSKVTETSLAGARAQGAVFAYGSFITVLINFLILAWIIFLMIKAVNILREQVERKEKQAPAEVPPPPADVALLTEIRDLLAKRPAV comes from the coding sequence ATGCTCAATGAGTTCAAAGCATTCATCGCCCGCGGCAATGTCATGGATCTTGCTGTCGGCGTTATCATCGGCGGCGCCTTCGGGGGCATCGTCAAATCTCTGGTCGACGATATCATCATGCCGATCGTCGGTGCGATCTTCGGCGGTTTCGACTTCTCCAACTACTTCATTCCGCTGTCATCCAAGGTCACTGAGACGAGCCTTGCCGGCGCCCGCGCTCAGGGCGCCGTTTTCGCGTATGGCAGCTTCATTACCGTCCTCATCAATTTCCTGATCCTCGCGTGGATCATCTTCCTGATGATCAAGGCTGTGAATATTCTGCGCGAGCAGGTCGAGCGCAAGGAAAAGCAAGCGCCGGCAGAGGTTCCGCCGCCGCCGGCGGATGTCGCGCTGCTGACGGAAATCCGCGACCTTCTCGCCAAACGCCCCGCCGTCTGA
- a CDS encoding pyridoxal phosphate-dependent aminotransferase, whose translation MSIVSSLSPRAIAAPESGIVEVVNYARGREGLLPLWVGEGDLPTPDFINQAAMQALAAGETFYTWQRGIPELRQALSDYYFRHFGIRLPVEHFYVTGSGMQAIQIAVQAITSPGDEYVYLTPAWPNIAAALEIAGARSVGVELQFEGGTWAVDLNRIETAITPKTRGLFINTPSNPTGWTATKDDLADILALARKHHLWIMADEIYARYFYAGGRAPSFLDVMEPGDKVMFVNSFSKNWSMTGWRVGWIVAPPEAGQVLENLIQYSTSGVAQFMQKGAVAALNEGDAFVQTNIDKATRSRDILCDVLIATNRVETLKPDGALYAFLKIDGVTDSRKAAIDIVDKTGVGLAPGTAFGPGGELFLRACFLRDPAQVTVAAERLCDYILKL comes from the coding sequence ATGTCGATTGTAAGCAGCCTCAGCCCGCGCGCCATTGCAGCGCCAGAAAGCGGGATCGTCGAAGTCGTCAACTATGCCCGCGGCCGTGAAGGCCTCCTGCCGCTCTGGGTCGGCGAGGGTGATCTTCCTACCCCCGATTTCATCAATCAGGCCGCCATGCAGGCGCTCGCCGCCGGCGAGACCTTCTACACCTGGCAGCGCGGCATTCCCGAGTTGCGCCAGGCGCTGTCGGATTATTATTTCAGGCATTTTGGCATCCGCCTTCCGGTCGAGCATTTTTATGTGACCGGTTCGGGCATGCAGGCGATCCAGATTGCCGTTCAGGCAATCACCTCGCCCGGCGATGAATATGTCTATCTCACCCCAGCTTGGCCGAACATTGCCGCTGCACTCGAAATCGCCGGCGCCCGATCGGTTGGCGTAGAGCTCCAGTTCGAAGGTGGCACCTGGGCGGTTGACCTCAACCGCATCGAGACGGCCATCACGCCGAAGACCCGCGGCCTCTTCATCAACACGCCGTCGAACCCGACTGGCTGGACCGCGACGAAGGACGATCTGGCCGATATCCTGGCGCTGGCCCGCAAGCATCATCTCTGGATCATGGCCGACGAGATCTATGCCCGTTATTTCTACGCTGGTGGCCGGGCGCCCTCTTTCCTTGATGTGATGGAACCGGGCGACAAGGTGATGTTCGTCAACTCCTTCTCCAAGAACTGGTCGATGACCGGTTGGCGCGTCGGCTGGATTGTTGCTCCACCGGAAGCCGGGCAGGTGCTGGAAAACCTGATCCAATATTCCACTTCGGGCGTTGCTCAGTTCATGCAGAAGGGCGCGGTCGCAGCCCTCAACGAGGGTGACGCCTTCGTGCAGACGAACATCGACAAGGCAACCCGCTCCCGCGATATCCTCTGCGATGTACTGATCGCCACCAATCGGGTCGAAACACTGAAGCCCGATGGCGCGCTTTACGCCTTCCTCAAGATCGACGGCGTCACCGACAGCCGCAAGGCTGCGATCGACATCGTCGACAAGACCGGTGTCGGCCTTGCCCCTGGCACGGCCTTCGGACCCGGCGGCGAACTTTTTCTGCGCGCCTGCTTCCTGCGCGATCCGGCGCAGGTGACAGTCGCGGCCGAACGGCTTTGCGACTATATCCTGAAGCTCTAG
- a CDS encoding Type 1 glutamine amidotransferase-like domain-containing protein, which produces MRLYLSSYRLGASAFRLRKLLNGGRRAAVIQNALDFIPTKARRAYEANIYDPKAELADWGIQAEELDLRQYFGRPNTLRKALAGFDLVWAVGGNAFLLRRAMRQSGFDRIIGELLRQDALVYGGFSAGAVVATPSLKGIDIMDDPQQLAPDYDEAILWDGLGLVDFSIVPHYRSDHDEAEAAEKTVNFLEEAGTPFQPLRDGEVIVVEGRNVTLLPVLPEAMRRSV; this is translated from the coding sequence ATGAGACTCTACCTCTCATCCTACCGGCTCGGCGCCAGCGCCTTCCGGCTGAGGAAACTTCTCAATGGCGGACGGCGCGCCGCCGTCATCCAGAACGCGCTGGACTTCATTCCGACCAAGGCCCGGCGTGCCTATGAGGCCAATATCTATGATCCCAAGGCAGAGCTTGCCGATTGGGGGATCCAGGCGGAAGAACTGGATTTGCGGCAATATTTTGGACGGCCGAATACACTCAGAAAGGCGCTCGCCGGCTTCGACCTCGTCTGGGCAGTCGGCGGCAATGCATTTCTTCTGCGGCGGGCCATGCGGCAGAGCGGCTTCGATCGCATCATCGGGGAATTGCTGCGCCAGGATGCGCTCGTCTATGGCGGCTTCAGCGCCGGGGCGGTCGTTGCAACGCCATCGCTAAAGGGTATCGACATCATGGACGATCCGCAGCAGCTTGCACCTGATTACGACGAAGCAATCCTGTGGGACGGTCTCGGACTCGTCGATTTCTCCATCGTCCCGCATTACCGCTCTGACCATGATGAGGCCGAAGCCGCCGAAAAGACGGTCAACTTCCTTGAAGAAGCCGGCACGCCCTTTCAGCCGCTGAGAGACGGCGAAGTCATCGTCGTCGAGGGCCGGAATGTGACGCTGCTACCAGTACTGCCGGAAGCGATGCGTCGCTCCGTCTAG
- the galE gene encoding UDP-glucose 4-epimerase GalE: MAVLVTGGAGYIGSHMVWTLLDAGEDVVVLDRLSTGFRWAVAPAARFYLGDVADTDVLKKIFIENDIEAIIHFAGSAVVPVSVTDPLSYYDNNSGKTRVLLSAAIKAGIRNFVFSSTAAVYGQQKSSAPVKETAPLNPENPYGQSKLMTEMMLRDAAAAYDFDYVALRYFNVAGADPHLRTGQSTSGATHLIKVACEAALGKRDSIAVYGFDYPTHDGTGVRDYIHVSDLTAAHLKALQHLRQGRGPLVANCGYGNGYSVLDVLNMVTRLNGHSFKINMAPRRPGDAASVVADATLARRVLNWTPKHDSLETIVRSSLDWELFLMNKSVDDLHSIHRALAAASF, translated from the coding sequence ATGGCGGTTCTGGTGACGGGTGGGGCTGGATATATCGGCAGCCACATGGTTTGGACGCTGCTCGATGCCGGGGAAGATGTGGTCGTGCTCGATCGGCTCTCCACCGGTTTTCGCTGGGCTGTGGCGCCGGCCGCGCGCTTCTATCTCGGCGATGTCGCCGACACGGACGTTCTGAAGAAGATCTTCATCGAGAACGATATCGAAGCGATCATCCATTTCGCCGGCTCTGCTGTCGTCCCTGTATCGGTTACCGATCCGCTCTCCTATTACGATAATAACTCGGGTAAAACGCGCGTGCTTCTGAGCGCCGCCATCAAGGCCGGCATCCGCAACTTCGTCTTCTCCTCGACGGCCGCCGTCTACGGCCAGCAGAAGAGCTCCGCTCCGGTGAAGGAAACGGCGCCGCTCAACCCGGAAAATCCTTACGGTCAGTCCAAGCTGATGACCGAAATGATGCTGCGTGATGCCGCCGCCGCCTACGATTTCGATTATGTGGCGCTGCGCTACTTCAATGTCGCCGGTGCTGATCCGCATCTGCGTACCGGCCAGTCGACCTCCGGCGCGACCCATCTCATAAAGGTCGCCTGCGAGGCAGCGCTTGGAAAGCGCGACAGCATCGCCGTCTACGGCTTCGATTACCCGACCCATGATGGCACCGGCGTGCGTGATTATATCCATGTGAGCGATTTGACGGCGGCGCATTTGAAAGCGCTCCAGCATCTGCGCCAGGGTAGGGGGCCACTCGTCGCCAATTGCGGTTATGGCAACGGCTATTCCGTGCTCGATGTCTTGAACATGGTCACCCGCCTGAACGGCCACTCCTTCAAGATCAATATGGCGCCGCGCCGGCCGGGCGACGCGGCAAGCGTCGTCGCCGATGCGACGCTCGCCCGCCGCGTGCTGAACTGGACGCCGAAACACGATTCGCTGGAAACCATCGTCCGCAGTTCGCTCGATTGGGAACTCTTCCTGATGAACAAGAGCGTCGACGATCTGCACAGCATTCATCGCGCGCTGGCTGCGGCCTCCTTCTGA